In Geotalea uraniireducens, the genomic window TGGTTGAGCCGAAAGTGGCAATGATCTGGTGAAACGCCGAGCTTCCCGGCTGAACGGCTTCGCGGGAAAGCTGGTCAGCATCGATGACTGCAGCGCCGCAGGCTGTCAGTACGGCGGCGACGGTGCTCTTGCCCGAGGCAATCCCCCCGGTGAGGCCGATGATGCGCATGGCTTCCTCCTCTGCTGGTCGGGCAACCATCCCATACTTTGCACGGCGTGTCAACGGGGGGAGTTTGAGGAAAAGATTGTGGGAAACAGGGGGGTTAGGGAGTGGTTACAATGGCGTCGTCGACGAGCTGGAATACGGTTTGCGGCAGATCTTCATCGACCTTCAACGCTTTGTTGCCGATTGAGACAATGACCCCGCTCATTACCGTTTTTTCCACTTTGATCTGGGCGTTTGCAACCCGTTCCAGACGTTTCTGCAGTCTCTTTTTCTCGCCGGTCATTTCAGTGACCGTACCGATTAGCTTCTCTCTACTTTCCTGGATAGTCGCGACCTGATCGGGACCGGCTTTATGGGGAGCAGCGGTGAAATATTCGAGCCGCTTGTTGATTTCGTCGAGTTCCCGTTCCTTCTCCTGCAGTTTCAGTTTGATACTGGAAAGCCGTTCCCGGACATGGGGGTCGACGCCGACGCTTACCAGGGTGTGAACTCCTGCATAAGAGCCAATGGTGACGGCGCCGATGAAGTTGACGGCTTGGCAGGTACCGCCAATGATATGCCCTTTCCCGGCGCTTTCCTGGCCGACGGTTATCTGATTGCCGGCGATAAGTTCGCTCTGCATCGCCACTTCCTGGATGGCAATCGAGTTGCCGGCTTCGACGAGGGCATTCTCGGCAAACAAGGCCGAGACATTCCCTTTTGCCGAGACGCGGGAAGCGTCCCGGTTAATCTCTCCTCCGGCGTTTCTGACTTCGCCCTGGCCGATGATTCCGCCACGAATCTCGATGTCTCCCCCTCCGTCCACAGTGGCGGCCTCGACAACTCCGCCTATGGTGATGTCGCCTGTCGCCCTAACGATCATCCCGGCCCTTACATCTCCCTCGACGCAGATCGAGCCGTTAAAGATCAGGTTACCGGTTGATAGGTCGACGTTTTTGACCTTGATGACCGGTTCGACGATGATTCCGTCGGCGACAAGGACCGGTTGTCCGGCAATTGCGGCAATCAGCAGGTTCGGGTCGTCAGGGGAAATTTCGGTGCCGGTCAGGTTCGGTGCAAACCGCACATCCTTCACCGGTGGTGGCGGGACCTCTTTTCCTGCCAGGCTCAGTCCCGCGGCCCCCGGTTCCGGAGGGATCCGCCGCATCAGGGGGGTGCCGGGGCTGACGCTGAAGATATCGCCCATGTTCCGATAGTCGACGGTATCGTTTTCGACTAGCAGCGGTTGCCGGTCCTTGGCGGCGGGGAGGAGGCTCACCAGTTCGCCGTTGGTCCCTGGAACGGGTTTTTTCCCCTGTGCAATCAGCAGGTCCTTGGCGCCTTCTGCCGCGACGGCCGCTTCTATCTCCTTGGAGATTATGCCGTGGACAATTCCCTGCTCCTTCAGCGCCTGGGAAATTTGCGCCGTGGTAACCGGCTTGCCGCCATAGGGTTGGGTGATGGTGAGATACGCTTCGACGTTGTCGGGAGTGGTGCGGACAATGTATGAGCCGTCGCGCCGTTCGCCGATTTCGAAGGAGAATGGCTGGGTTGCGGCGTTGTAGCGCTTGAGGAGTTCGACAAAGGCGTGGTCATGAATGAATAGGCCGTTGAAACCGGCGGCCGCCAGTGCCTCTTTGAGCCACAGTAGATTGATGGAGAGCTTTTCTCCGTCGGTTGGCTCGTAGAATGCCTTGAGCTTCCGATCGCCGTCCGTCATCCTGAACGAGAGCCCGGATTTGGTCGGTTGTGCCGTGTCAGCCATTTCTCGACTCCGGATGCCGCATGGTAAGTGAGCTCGCCTTTCATGCTCACTATTATATATCGGCCGGAACCGGGTCATCTTTAACGGTTT contains:
- a CDS encoding FapA family protein; this encodes MADTAQPTKSGLSFRMTDGDRKLKAFYEPTDGEKLSINLLWLKEALAAAGFNGLFIHDHAFVELLKRYNAATQPFSFEIGERRDGSYIVRTTPDNVEAYLTITQPYGGKPVTTAQISQALKEQGIVHGIISKEIEAAVAAEGAKDLLIAQGKKPVPGTNGELVSLLPAAKDRQPLLVENDTVDYRNMGDIFSVSPGTPLMRRIPPEPGAAGLSLAGKEVPPPPVKDVRFAPNLTGTEISPDDPNLLIAAIAGQPVLVADGIIVEPVIKVKNVDLSTGNLIFNGSICVEGDVRAGMIVRATGDITIGGVVEAATVDGGGDIEIRGGIIGQGEVRNAGGEINRDASRVSAKGNVSALFAENALVEAGNSIAIQEVAMQSELIAGNQITVGQESAGKGHIIGGTCQAVNFIGAVTIGSYAGVHTLVSVGVDPHVRERLSSIKLKLQEKERELDEINKRLEYFTAAPHKAGPDQVATIQESREKLIGTVTEMTGEKKRLQKRLERVANAQIKVEKTVMSGVIVSIGNKALKVDEDLPQTVFQLVDDAIVTTP